A window of the Pseudomonas sp. B21_DOA genome harbors these coding sequences:
- a CDS encoding methyl-accepting chemotaxis protein, which translates to MTKAKTGKSAEASRSRAQIIVLFIALIVFIMLLFANFAYLNTQANYDKQYIGHAGELRVLSQRIAKNATEAAAGKAAAFKLLSDARNDFAQRWGYLKKGDPNTGLPPAPVAVRPEMRAVQMDWERLLKNTDAILTSEQTVLSLHQVAATLAETVPQLQIEYEKVVEILLQRGAPAAQVAMAQRQSLLAERILGAVNTVLAGDENSQQAADAFGRDAARFGLVLNGMLQGNPALKISQVEDRDARARLSEISELFQFVSGSVDEILETSPELFKVRESASNIFTLSQTLLDEASHLATGFEHLAGGRNTDTIGGYVLGLLALASIILIGLVMVRETNRQLRETAEKNERNQNAIMRLLDEIEDLADGDLTVTASVTEDFTGTIADSINYSVDQLRDLVATINLTAGQVAAAVQETQATAMHLAQASEQQAQQISEASTAISDMAESIDQVSANAAESSAVAERSVEIANKGNEVVHNTIHGMDNIREQIQDTAKRIKRLGESSQEIGDIVSLIDDIADQTNILALNAAIQASMAGDAGRGFAVVADEVQRLAERSSAATRQIETLVRAIQADTNEAVISMEQTTTEVVRGARLAQDAGVALEEIEGVSKTLAALIQSISNAAQQQTSSAGQISLTMNVIQQITSQTSSGSTATAESIGNLAKMASQLRRSVSGFTLPAATDKA; encoded by the coding sequence ATGACAAAAGCAAAAACAGGCAAGTCGGCAGAAGCATCGCGCAGCCGTGCGCAGATCATCGTGCTGTTTATCGCACTGATCGTGTTCATCATGCTGCTGTTCGCCAACTTCGCTTACCTCAACACCCAGGCGAACTACGACAAGCAGTACATCGGCCACGCCGGTGAGCTACGCGTGCTCTCGCAACGCATTGCCAAGAACGCCACCGAAGCGGCGGCGGGCAAGGCGGCGGCGTTCAAACTGCTCAGCGATGCGCGCAACGATTTCGCCCAGCGCTGGGGTTACCTGAAAAAGGGTGACCCGAACACCGGCCTGCCGCCGGCACCCGTCGCCGTGCGCCCGGAAATGCGTGCGGTGCAGATGGACTGGGAACGCCTGCTGAAAAACACCGATGCGATCCTCACCAGCGAACAGACCGTGCTGTCGCTGCATCAAGTCGCCGCGACACTCGCAGAAACCGTGCCGCAATTGCAGATCGAATACGAGAAAGTCGTGGAAATCCTCCTGCAGCGCGGCGCCCCGGCGGCGCAGGTGGCGATGGCGCAACGGCAATCGCTGTTGGCTGAACGCATTCTTGGCGCAGTCAACACCGTGCTCGCCGGTGACGAAAACTCGCAGCAGGCCGCCGACGCCTTTGGCCGCGATGCCGCGCGTTTCGGTCTGGTGCTCAACGGCATGTTGCAGGGCAACCCGGCGCTGAAAATCAGCCAGGTCGAAGACCGCGACGCCCGTGCGCGCTTGAGCGAAATCTCCGAGCTGTTCCAGTTCGTTTCCGGCTCGGTGGACGAAATCCTCGAAACCTCGCCAGAGCTGTTCAAGGTGCGCGAATCGGCGAGCAACATCTTCACCCTGTCGCAAACCCTGCTCGACGAAGCCTCGCACCTTGCTACAGGTTTCGAACATCTGGCCGGCGGGCGCAACACCGACACCATTGGCGGCTATGTGCTGGGCTTGCTGGCGCTGGCCTCGATCATCCTCATCGGTCTGGTCATGGTCCGCGAAACCAATCGCCAATTGCGCGAGACCGCCGAGAAGAACGAGCGCAACCAGAACGCGATCATGCGCCTGCTCGACGAAATCGAAGACCTCGCCGATGGCGACCTCACCGTGACCGCCTCGGTGACTGAAGACTTCACCGGCACCATCGCCGACTCGATCAACTATTCCGTCGACCAATTGCGCGATCTGGTGGCGACCATCAACCTCACCGCCGGCCAGGTTGCCGCTGCTGTGCAGGAAACCCAGGCCACCGCCATGCATCTGGCCCAGGCCTCGGAGCAACAGGCGCAGCAGATTTCCGAAGCCTCGACGGCGATCAGCGACATGGCCGAATCCATCGATCAAGTCTCGGCCAACGCTGCCGAATCGTCGGCGGTGGCCGAACGCTCGGTGGAAATCGCCAACAAAGGCAACGAGGTGGTGCACAACACCATCCACGGCATGGACAACATCCGCGAACAGATTCAGGACACCGCCAAGCGCATCAAGCGCCTCGGCGAGTCGTCCCAGGAAATCGGCGACATCGTCAGCCTGATCGACGACATCGCCGACCAGACCAACATCCTCGCCCTCAACGCGGCGATCCAGGCATCGATGGCCGGGGATGCCGGACGCGGGTTTGCCGTGGTTGCCGACGAAGTGCAACGGCTGGCCGAACGTTCGTCCGCCGCGACCCGGCAGATCGAAACCCTGGTGCGGGCGATTCAGGCCGACACCAACGAAGCGGTGATTTCCATGGAGCAGACCACCACCGAAGTGGTGCGCGGCGCGCGACTGGCGCAGGATGCCGGTGTGGCCCTGGAAGAAATCGAAGGCGTGTCCAAGACCCTCGCGGCGCTGATCCAGAGCATTTCCAACGCGGCGCAACAGCAGACGTCTTCGGCCGGGCAGATCTCGCTGACGATGAACGTGATCCAGCAGATCACCTCGCAGACCTCGTCGGGGTCCACGGCCACCGCCGAGAGCATCGGCAACCTGGCGAAAATGGCCAGTCAGTTGCGCCGTTCGGTGTCCGGTTTCACCTTGCCGGCGGCGACAGATAAAGCGTGA
- the pilH gene encoding twitching motility response regulator PilH, whose product MARILIVDDSPTEMYKLTGMLEKHGHEVLKAENGADGVALARQEKPDAVLMDIVMPGLNGFQATRQLTKDADTAHIPVIIITTKDQETDKVWGTRQGAKDYLTKPVDEDTLIKTLNNVLKG is encoded by the coding sequence ATGGCACGTATCCTGATCGTCGATGATTCGCCGACTGAAATGTACAAACTCACCGGCATGCTCGAAAAGCACGGCCATGAAGTGCTCAAGGCCGAGAACGGCGCCGACGGCGTGGCCCTGGCCCGTCAGGAAAAACCCGACGCCGTGCTGATGGACATCGTCATGCCCGGCCTCAATGGTTTTCAGGCGACCCGCCAGTTGACCAAGGATGCCGACACCGCGCACATCCCGGTGATCATCATCACCACCAAGGATCAGGAAACCGACAAGGTCTGGGGCACCCGTCAGGGCGCCAAGGATTACCTGACCAAACCGGTCGACGAAGACACCCTGATCAAGACCCTGAACAACGTCCTCAAAGGCTGA
- the pilG gene encoding twitching motility response regulator PilG — translation MEQQSSALKVMVIDDSKTIRRTAETLLKNVGCEVITAIDGFDALAKIADHHPGIIFVDIMMPRLDGYQTCALIKNNSAFKATPVIMLSSRDGLFDKAKGRIVGSDQFLTKPFSKEELLNAIQAHVPGFAAVLPQ, via the coding sequence ATGGAACAGCAGTCCAGCGCCTTGAAGGTCATGGTGATCGACGACTCGAAAACGATTCGCCGCACCGCCGAAACATTGTTGAAGAACGTCGGTTGCGAAGTGATCACTGCCATCGACGGTTTCGATGCGCTGGCGAAGATCGCCGACCACCATCCCGGGATCATCTTTGTCGACATCATGATGCCGCGTCTGGATGGTTATCAGACCTGCGCTTTAATCAAGAACAACAGTGCGTTCAAGGCCACGCCGGTGATCATGCTGTCATCGCGTGACGGGCTGTTCGACAAGGCCAAGGGGCGGATTGTCGGCTCTGATCAATTTCTGACCAAGCCGTTCAGCAAAGAAGAACTGCTCAACGCGATCCAGGCCCATGTTCCGGGCTTCGCCGCCGTTTTGCCGCAGTAA